In Paenibacillus sp. FSL M7-0420, a single genomic region encodes these proteins:
- a CDS encoding carbohydrate ABC transporter permease: MIKKLAAASWSDRIFDLVVYLAITVVTVATLYPFLNVLAISFNDSTDSIKGGITIYPRMFTFKNYETIFAFSGLITGFKISVLRTIIGTLLGLVSASMLAFTLSRVDFQARKFVSTFLALTMYVSGGLIPFYILIKDLHMMGTFGVYVLPGLVSAFNVFVIRSFIDGLPYALQESAKLDGANDFTIYWRVILPLTKPALATIALFLAVGQWNAWIDTYLYNGSKDSLTTLQFELMKVIQSTTTNADNFRGRNMTEVMAQISPESVKMAITIVVTVPILVVYPFLQRYFVKGMTLGSVKS; this comes from the coding sequence ATGATTAAAAAACTGGCTGCGGCATCCTGGTCGGACCGCATCTTCGATTTGGTTGTCTATCTCGCGATTACGGTGGTTACCGTCGCTACGCTATACCCTTTTCTGAACGTGTTGGCGATCTCCTTCAATGACTCGACAGACAGCATCAAGGGCGGGATTACGATCTATCCCCGGATGTTCACCTTCAAGAATTATGAGACGATCTTCGCCTTCTCCGGACTGATTACCGGGTTCAAAATTTCGGTGCTGCGGACGATTATCGGGACCCTGCTCGGACTGGTCAGTGCCTCCATGCTGGCCTTCACCTTAAGCCGGGTGGACTTCCAGGCCCGCAAGTTCGTCTCTACCTTCCTGGCGCTGACGATGTACGTATCGGGAGGGCTGATCCCCTTTTACATTCTGATCAAAGATTTGCATATGATGGGCACCTTCGGCGTGTATGTTCTGCCCGGTCTGGTGAGCGCCTTCAATGTGTTCGTGATCCGCTCCTTCATCGACGGTCTGCCGTACGCTCTTCAGGAATCTGCCAAGCTGGACGGAGCCAATGACTTCACCATCTACTGGCGTGTCATTCTGCCGCTGACCAAGCCTGCGCTGGCGACCATCGCCCTGTTCCTGGCTGTCGGCCAGTGGAATGCCTGGATTGATACCTATCTGTATAACGGCTCGAAGGACTCGCTGACCACCCTGCAGTTCGAGCTGATGAAGGTCATTCAGAGCACCACGACCAATGCGGATAATTTCCGCGGGCGCAACATGACTGAGGTGATGGCTCAGATCTCCCCGGAATCGGTCAAAATGGCGATCACCATTGTCGTCACCGTACCCATTCTGGTGGTCTATCCGTTCCTGCAGCGCTATTTCGTCAAGGGCATGACGCTGGGTTCGGTCAAAAGCTAA
- a CDS encoding helix-turn-helix domain-containing protein — protein MTTKQTIGEKVKQLRKAKGLTQTDLAGDHMTKSMLSQIENGRALPSMNSLQVLAGRLGVDPGYFLEGEEEAELAPLVREMEAEFKAKNYREVIQRLQPLTERTLPMTIDAARLLEFYVSSLFYTGAGGGEAELARAALIYERFGLFVERAKVQYISYALNFAQSRYAEGLELIRRVRKEYEDNKVGNDFIFEIELHYAESISLSALGDYAGSRAAALSALQVSREEGIYYMTDHLYRVLGILALTEGETLAAEEAMKKARAFAEFTESQDSLKLVEIGEIRLAVAKGEYSKVLSLAEQYPLEDEPYASSVQLMCGIARVHLGQDDEALVSLSKAEPGDQVYHPLDRANLLTAYAYRAQICMRRGLKEEALRLSQIAYDQVKEYPPSIYTDMINKTYYELHS, from the coding sequence ATGACCACCAAACAAACCATCGGAGAGAAAGTCAAGCAACTGCGCAAGGCTAAGGGGCTTACGCAGACGGACCTCGCCGGAGACCATATGACCAAGAGCATGCTGAGTCAAATCGAGAATGGCCGGGCCTTGCCCTCAATGAACAGCCTGCAGGTTCTGGCCGGCCGGCTGGGCGTTGATCCGGGCTACTTCCTTGAAGGCGAGGAGGAGGCGGAGCTGGCTCCGCTTGTCCGGGAGATGGAGGCGGAGTTTAAGGCGAAGAATTACAGAGAGGTCATCCAGCGGCTCCAGCCGCTAACGGAGCGAACGCTTCCGATGACGATTGACGCTGCGCGTCTGCTGGAGTTCTATGTAAGCTCCCTTTTCTATACAGGCGCCGGAGGCGGGGAAGCGGAGCTTGCGCGGGCAGCGCTGATCTATGAACGCTTCGGCTTATTCGTGGAACGGGCGAAGGTGCAGTATATTTCCTATGCCCTGAATTTCGCACAGAGCAGATACGCGGAAGGGCTGGAGCTGATCCGCCGGGTCCGTAAGGAGTACGAGGATAATAAGGTGGGGAATGATTTTATCTTTGAAATCGAGCTTCATTATGCAGAGAGCATTAGCTTGTCTGCCCTGGGGGACTATGCGGGAAGCCGTGCGGCGGCGCTGTCGGCGCTTCAGGTGTCGCGGGAAGAGGGAATCTACTATATGACGGATCATCTGTACCGGGTGCTTGGGATTCTGGCGCTGACCGAAGGAGAGACCTTGGCGGCAGAGGAAGCCATGAAGAAGGCCCGGGCATTCGCAGAATTCACTGAATCACAAGATTCACTGAAGCTGGTGGAGATCGGAGAGATCAGACTCGCGGTAGCTAAGGGAGAATACAGTAAGGTTCTCTCGCTGGCGGAGCAGTATCCGCTGGAGGATGAACCGTATGCATCCAGCGTCCAGCTCATGTGCGGCATCGCCCGGGTTCATCTCGGCCAGGACGATGAAGCGCTGGTCAGCCTGTCCAAGGCCGAGCCGGGGGATCAGGTCTACCACCCGCTTGACCGCGCCAACCTGTTGACAGCTTATGCTTACCGCGCACAGATCTGTATGCGCCGGGGCCTGAAGGAGGAAGCACTACGCCTGTCCCAAATCGCTTATGATCAGGTGAAGGAATACCCGCCTTCCATATACACCGATATGATTAACAAAACTTACTACGAGCTGCATAGCTAG
- a CDS encoding sensor histidine kinase, with product MYTRIITFMNNLKLRTKLFLSFGSVVLIPVLIVGVFLTSELRNMAMNNALKQITANVDRVKKRTSEMLNVPVDIVYRLSNDSRLEEAANHRYESVYDVVQAYWDYPDFRDFVRLYKEVSSIRLYIDNPTVLNNWEFLQADEAVTREPWYQLALAQKGLAFWSYIPDSRNGQYYLSLIRKVDFLKQRTTGVLVVNVNSDQLSSILKQESFETFIVDENDNIVASNRAGTLGKSLHEINLKPLSTLAGHGPADITIDGQSFKMLIDDWHPQGSLNSLRIISIFSVESIVSEPNRIISLASSVIISSLFLAIILIYYFSRLLTGRMLHLSKHISKVASGNLEARLVIDGKDEIGQLARQFNHMVRNINDLMSEVQESNQQKNAILLKQNEIKFKMMASQINPHFLFNALESIRMKAHTRGQTDIAQVVRLLGKMMRKNLEVGGGRITLQSELETVNCYLVIQKFRYNDRLAYELYVDPAANTLRIPPLIIQPLVENCVIHGLEDRMDGGMVRVDIRVEEAILKVQVSDNGTGIPPARLAELRQMLDNNDDYETHSIGMRNIHLRLKLTYGPECGLILASQSGYGTQISFAIPLRSDSYV from the coding sequence GTGTATACCCGTATCATCACCTTCATGAACAACCTGAAGCTCAGGACCAAGCTCTTCCTCTCCTTTGGCAGCGTCGTCCTGATTCCGGTGCTCATTGTGGGGGTGTTCCTGACCAGTGAACTGCGGAATATGGCGATGAACAATGCGCTGAAGCAGATTACGGCGAATGTCGACCGTGTGAAAAAACGGACCAGCGAGATGCTGAACGTTCCGGTGGATATCGTCTACCGCCTGTCCAATGACAGCCGGCTGGAGGAGGCCGCGAATCACCGTTACGAATCGGTCTATGATGTGGTGCAGGCCTATTGGGATTACCCCGACTTCCGGGATTTCGTCCGCCTGTACAAGGAAGTCTCCAGCATCCGGCTGTATATCGACAATCCGACGGTGCTCAACAACTGGGAATTCCTCCAGGCCGATGAAGCGGTTACCCGGGAGCCGTGGTACCAGCTCGCCCTGGCCCAGAAGGGACTGGCGTTCTGGAGTTACATTCCTGACAGCCGGAACGGCCAGTATTATCTCAGCCTGATCCGCAAGGTCGACTTCCTCAAGCAGCGCACAACCGGTGTGCTGGTCGTGAATGTCAATTCGGATCAGCTCAGCAGCATCCTGAAGCAGGAGAGCTTCGAGACCTTTATCGTCGATGAGAACGATAATATTGTCGCCTCCAACCGTGCAGGCACCCTCGGCAAGTCGCTGCACGAAATCAACCTGAAGCCGCTGTCCACCCTTGCCGGGCACGGGCCTGCAGATATCACGATTGACGGGCAGTCCTTCAAAATGCTGATCGACGACTGGCATCCCCAGGGCAGCCTGAACAGTCTGCGGATTATCTCTATTTTCTCCGTTGAGAGCATTGTAAGTGAACCTAACCGGATTATTTCCCTGGCTTCTTCCGTCATTATCTCCTCCCTATTTCTTGCAATCATCCTAATCTACTACTTCTCACGCCTGCTAACCGGACGAATGCTCCATCTCAGCAAGCATATCTCCAAGGTCGCTTCCGGGAATCTGGAAGCCCGGCTCGTGATCGACGGCAAAGATGAGATCGGCCAGCTGGCCCGGCAGTTCAACCACATGGTCCGCAATATCAATGACCTGATGAGCGAGGTGCAGGAGTCCAACCAGCAGAAGAATGCCATCCTGCTGAAGCAGAATGAGATCAAATTCAAAATGATGGCCAGCCAGATCAATCCCCATTTCCTGTTTAATGCCCTGGAGTCGATCCGGATGAAGGCCCACACCCGGGGCCAGACCGATATTGCGCAGGTAGTCCGGCTGCTGGGCAAGATGATGCGCAAGAACTTAGAGGTCGGCGGAGGCAGAATCACCCTGCAAAGTGAGCTGGAGACCGTGAACTGCTACCTGGTCATCCAGAAATTCCGCTACAATGACCGGCTGGCCTACGAGCTGTATGTAGATCCGGCAGCGAATACGCTAAGGATTCCGCCGCTTATTATTCAGCCGCTGGTGGAGAATTGTGTCATTCACGGCCTGGAGGACCGGATGGACGGCGGAATGGTCCGGGTAGATATCCGGGTGGAGGAGGCCATACTTAAGGTTCAGGTCTCCGATAACGGAACCGGAATCCCGCCGGCCCGGCTCGCAGAGCTGCGGCAGATGCTGGACAACAACGATGACTATGAGACCCACAGTATCGGAATGCGTAACATACATCTGCGGCTGAAGCTGACCTATGGCCCGGAATGCGGCTTGATTCTGGCCAGCCAGAGCGGATACGGAACACAAATCAGCTTCGCCATCCCTTTAAGGAGTGATTCCTATGTATAG
- a CDS encoding response regulator transcription factor: protein MYSVLIVDDELSIREGLVTLLDWESLGYRVVDTAANAIEARHKAKLYSPDLMIVDIRMPGKDGLELIGELREDHEELHILILSGYADFSYAKRALSYNIDNYLLKPVDEEELQLYLTGLSTVLNARLAHRKNHEAVKVWSREMLVQSLLMESSLHPAPALMESALEAGLLWDSYQIVLIRLLLQDHADNGPSSSVKSRLTSSFEDNRWGIVFALDSYLGVLLQPSYQKELVSKRMALQIREAAAAEGLECIITAGDMVDILTELPVSHQSALARMKDHFFYDEPGMIGPDSLRLKQGLPANPQDTESRLAPVMDRLYFALDTGNLSVISALIQEAGDLMAAAGLSEMAVKSYYVRAVTSMSGKLSVHYKELSAAQSRMEEQIQQIYRHTSLPQLQRYITGLLEEYAGGIIRDDMDVLMKRMVDLIHRHYDENLKLETLADVFTYSSAYLGKLFKNTMGCSFNTYLDTIRIEKAKELLDQGCKIHQAASSVGFSDVDYFREKFKKITGTSPSAYRRKEPENVFSESAYEKD, encoded by the coding sequence ATGTATAGTGTGTTAATTGTTGATGATGAATTGTCTATCCGCGAAGGACTTGTCACTCTGCTGGACTGGGAGAGCCTCGGCTACCGGGTGGTAGATACAGCGGCCAATGCGATTGAAGCCAGGCATAAGGCTAAGCTGTATTCCCCGGATCTGATGATTGTGGATATCCGTATGCCCGGGAAGGATGGACTGGAGCTGATCGGTGAGCTGCGGGAGGATCATGAGGAGCTGCATATTCTCATCCTGAGCGGCTATGCCGACTTCAGCTATGCTAAGCGCGCGCTATCTTACAATATCGATAACTATCTGCTTAAGCCGGTCGATGAGGAGGAATTGCAGCTGTATCTTACCGGACTGTCCACCGTGCTGAACGCACGGCTGGCACACCGCAAGAATCATGAAGCCGTTAAGGTCTGGAGCCGGGAGATGCTGGTTCAATCCCTGCTGATGGAGAGCAGTCTGCATCCCGCCCCGGCACTGATGGAGTCGGCGCTGGAAGCGGGGCTGCTATGGGATTCCTACCAGATCGTGCTGATCCGGCTGCTGCTCCAGGATCATGCGGACAACGGACCCTCTAGTAGCGTCAAGTCCCGGCTGACGTCAAGCTTCGAGGACAACCGCTGGGGCATCGTTTTCGCGCTCGATTCTTATCTCGGGGTGCTGCTGCAGCCCTCTTACCAGAAGGAGCTGGTAAGCAAACGGATGGCCCTGCAGATCCGTGAGGCTGCTGCCGCAGAAGGACTGGAGTGCATCATCACTGCCGGGGATATGGTGGACATTCTGACGGAGCTGCCGGTCTCGCATCAGTCGGCGCTGGCGCGGATGAAGGATCATTTCTTCTATGATGAGCCGGGGATGATTGGACCGGATTCGCTCAGGCTGAAGCAGGGGCTGCCTGCGAACCCCCAGGATACGGAGAGCAGGCTCGCTCCCGTGATGGACCGGCTGTACTTCGCCCTGGATACCGGCAATCTCAGCGTAATCTCTGCCCTGATCCAGGAAGCAGGGGACCTTATGGCTGCTGCGGGCTTATCCGAGATGGCGGTGAAATCCTATTATGTCCGGGCCGTCACCTCCATGTCTGGCAAGCTCTCCGTTCATTATAAGGAGCTTAGCGCTGCGCAGAGCCGGATGGAGGAGCAGATTCAGCAGATCTACAGGCATACCTCCCTCCCCCAGCTCCAGCGCTATATCACAGGTCTGCTGGAGGAATATGCTGGCGGGATTATCCGCGACGATATGGATGTCCTGATGAAGCGGATGGTCGATCTGATCCACCGGCACTATGACGAGAATCTGAAGCTGGAGACGCTGGCCGATGTGTTCACCTATAGCAGTGCCTATCTGGGTAAGCTGTTCAAAAACACCATGGGCTGCTCCTTCAACACTTATCTGGATACGATCCGCATTGAGAAGGCCAAGGAGCTGCTGGACCAGGGCTGCAAAATCCATCAGGCAGCCAGCAGCGTCGGCTTCAGCGATGTCGATTATTTCCGTGAGAAGTTCAAAAAAATCACAGGCACCTCCCCCTCCGCTTACCGGAGAAAGGAGCCGGAGAATGTTTTTTCAGAAAGCGCTTACGAAAAAGACTGA
- a CDS encoding ABC transporter substrate-binding protein, giving the protein MTRKTAKPVVALMVLTLLLSVLAGCGGGNNNGNKNTAENTGAKATNSGNATATAEATAAAEDLSPLTLSFFAEDPNPNWNNMKDEVSTVITQKTGVTLDAEFAVGDPQQKIALIAAGGDYPDIISAKGDIGKLVDAGAVLDLTDLIDKHAPNIKRVLGDNLARAKYTNEDQSIYAIPTWAAVDEKKFVAGGGFELQHRVVKEAGYPEIRTVKDYENVIKAYLEKHPTDENGNKNIGVSLNADDWHMYISVTNPAVATTGGSDDGEYFIDQETHEAIYHFRRPEEKEYFRWLNHMNDIGLLDKESFVQKYDQYKAKVATGRVLGLIDQDWDYNDAQQALKAAGKFDQTYGHYPVTLTEEYKETSFWPTGFMGGYGISISTTNPDPVRTIKFLDYLASDEGQILNNWGVEGKHYKVENGKRVVPAEVQDRINNDNTAFTKETGIGFYWNMMVHYGDGAKDSTGNYYTKNFPEQLVLGYSDVEKETLAAYKATTWKDLFPKEEEFKEKAYGAAWNISIPGEDEVSILGNKMKDITWKRIPQAILAKPAEFDKIWDDYMADLEKAGVKKMEAGYTKYVQDRVELWTSK; this is encoded by the coding sequence ATGACAAGAAAGACGGCGAAACCGGTTGTGGCGCTGATGGTGCTGACCTTGCTGCTCAGTGTGCTGGCAGGCTGCGGCGGGGGCAATAATAACGGCAACAAGAATACGGCTGAGAATACCGGGGCCAAGGCCACGAACAGCGGCAATGCCACGGCAACAGCTGAGGCTACGGCGGCGGCTGAGGACCTAAGTCCCCTGACACTCTCCTTCTTCGCGGAAGATCCCAATCCGAACTGGAACAATATGAAGGATGAGGTCAGTACCGTCATTACACAAAAGACAGGCGTCACCCTCGATGCCGAATTCGCTGTCGGTGATCCGCAGCAGAAGATTGCCCTCATTGCAGCGGGCGGGGATTATCCCGACATTATCTCTGCTAAAGGCGACATCGGGAAGCTGGTGGACGCCGGCGCGGTCCTGGATCTCACCGATCTGATCGATAAGCATGCCCCTAACATTAAGCGCGTGCTCGGCGATAATCTGGCCCGGGCCAAGTACACGAATGAAGACCAGTCGATCTACGCTATCCCAACCTGGGCAGCCGTGGATGAGAAGAAATTCGTAGCGGGCGGCGGCTTCGAGCTGCAGCACCGGGTAGTGAAGGAAGCCGGTTACCCGGAGATTCGCACCGTCAAGGATTACGAGAACGTAATTAAAGCCTATCTGGAGAAGCATCCGACCGATGAGAACGGCAACAAAAACATCGGCGTCTCCCTGAATGCAGATGACTGGCATATGTATATTTCCGTAACCAACCCTGCAGTTGCGACAACCGGCGGCTCCGATGACGGTGAATATTTCATCGACCAGGAGACTCATGAAGCAATCTATCATTTCCGCCGGCCTGAAGAGAAGGAATACTTCCGCTGGCTGAACCACATGAACGATATCGGCCTGCTTGATAAGGAGAGCTTCGTTCAGAAATACGACCAGTACAAAGCCAAAGTAGCGACTGGACGCGTGCTTGGCCTGATTGACCAGGACTGGGATTACAACGACGCGCAGCAGGCGCTCAAAGCCGCCGGCAAATTCGATCAGACCTACGGACACTATCCGGTCACCTTGACAGAAGAATACAAGGAAACCAGCTTCTGGCCTACCGGCTTCATGGGCGGCTACGGCATCTCCATCTCCACCACCAACCCCGATCCTGTGCGGACGATCAAGTTCCTGGATTACCTGGCCTCCGATGAAGGTCAGATCCTGAACAACTGGGGTGTTGAAGGCAAGCACTATAAAGTGGAGAACGGCAAACGCGTAGTTCCTGCCGAGGTTCAAGACCGCATTAATAACGACAACACCGCCTTCACGAAGGAAACGGGCATTGGCTTCTACTGGAACATGATGGTTCACTATGGTGACGGTGCCAAGGATTCTACGGGCAACTACTACACCAAGAACTTCCCTGAGCAGCTGGTGCTGGGCTATAGCGATGTTGAGAAAGAGACGCTGGCAGCCTACAAAGCTACGACCTGGAAGGATCTGTTCCCGAAAGAGGAAGAATTCAAGGAGAAAGCCTACGGCGCAGCCTGGAACATTTCAATTCCCGGTGAGGATGAAGTCTCCATTCTGGGCAATAAAATGAAGGATATTACGTGGAAGCGCATCCCGCAAGCGATTCTGGCCAAACCGGCTGAATTCGATAAAATCTGGGATGATTACATGGCCGATCTGGAAAAAGCCGGCGTGAAGAAAATGGAAGCTGGCTATACCAAGTATGTGCAGGACCGTGTGGAGCTGTGGACTAGCAAATAA
- a CDS encoding CdiA C-terminal domain-containing protein, with protein MASTKLVFNEDEVRRLQTKIGQVSQDTNRLYLQLKGQSSSWGGIPMGDHLVKAQVLINELTVEAEKLEDIIRVALRGVSELQEENKRQADRLTGQFSLLLAAFGSLGLQPAAGRFSIPEFVQRSATNLITSIAALSGKDELSRDPVVQQLRKVIQTSGLLTVESIAAQSKLNDIFAARNEIAKAQMAFKVYQAFGNQAQMKTVHAKAEEARQKLASLGVAKIYYEAGKDLSAHYKQPAVTACEYDPSITAEKVPLLHNEEYLLLLRLAMEKNAAGAYARSQLAAKRQEIQTAAALKQVQEQIEAQRRLNGPPLTLPDGTPITADNKENETTWDFYQAKVYVPNEYLTPMYTSYLGWLDTTYGLTKWENKVRQSGDVVLAFTEGLVKEVVMGVADTATLAFKLVVDPVKTTTEMKQQAQYLIDHPEVLVEATKMAYHQFDEGTPEEKAKMLGSVASILVPGLQVTKAGKAGKVLGEVEDVISQAAKDALQGIRQKLPDLGPAVQTPEGFVFKIGEIPDTPALPKTPVQQRYLDGVGDGAGKVKLTEPSLPAGGKPKGNYTKGDSHGLKKEHETADNFAEQGYDIEILDEVNGGNGYGVKESSNPDYLIEGEVFDCYAPTMDTNVDNILRNIRTKTKSQAERIVLNLDGFTSEKITEITGKIIRKANPNGDLKNLQELLIIVDGKITRIYGG; from the coding sequence ATGGCATCAACGAAGCTTGTATTTAACGAGGATGAAGTCCGGCGCCTGCAAACGAAAATCGGCCAAGTGAGTCAGGACACCAATCGGCTATATCTTCAATTGAAGGGCCAGTCCAGCAGCTGGGGCGGTATTCCCATGGGCGATCATCTGGTCAAGGCCCAGGTTCTGATCAATGAATTAACCGTAGAAGCGGAGAAATTAGAGGATATCATCCGGGTCGCCCTAAGAGGCGTATCGGAGCTACAGGAAGAGAATAAACGGCAGGCGGACAGGCTGACGGGGCAGTTTAGTCTTTTGCTCGCTGCTTTCGGAAGCTTGGGGCTGCAACCAGCCGCCGGACGGTTCTCCATCCCCGAATTTGTGCAGCGAAGTGCGACGAACCTCATCACTTCGATTGCGGCTCTATCGGGAAAAGATGAGCTCAGTAGGGACCCGGTGGTGCAGCAGCTCAGGAAGGTCATTCAAACCTCCGGCCTGCTGACTGTAGAGAGTATCGCTGCACAAAGTAAGCTGAACGATATCTTCGCAGCGCGGAATGAGATCGCTAAGGCACAGATGGCCTTCAAGGTGTATCAGGCGTTCGGCAATCAGGCGCAGATGAAGACAGTTCATGCAAAGGCCGAAGAAGCCCGGCAGAAGCTGGCTTCTCTAGGTGTAGCCAAGATCTACTATGAAGCCGGTAAGGATCTGAGCGCTCATTATAAGCAACCAGCGGTTACCGCCTGTGAGTATGATCCGTCGATCACGGCGGAGAAGGTCCCCTTATTACATAACGAAGAATATCTGCTGCTGCTAAGGCTGGCGATGGAGAAGAATGCCGCCGGAGCGTATGCGCGGAGTCAGCTTGCGGCGAAGCGGCAGGAAATTCAGACCGCAGCGGCTCTTAAGCAGGTTCAAGAGCAGATCGAAGCGCAGCGGCGGTTGAACGGGCCGCCGCTTACCCTGCCGGACGGCACACCAATTACCGCAGACAACAAGGAAAATGAGACCACGTGGGACTTTTATCAGGCGAAAGTCTATGTACCGAATGAATATCTTACCCCGATGTACACCAGTTATCTGGGGTGGTTGGATACCACGTATGGTCTCACGAAATGGGAGAACAAGGTCCGTCAGTCGGGAGATGTGGTGCTGGCTTTTACCGAAGGATTGGTGAAAGAGGTCGTCATGGGCGTGGCGGATACGGCAACCCTTGCCTTCAAACTAGTTGTAGACCCGGTCAAAACCACCACAGAAATGAAGCAGCAAGCGCAATATCTGATTGACCATCCGGAAGTGCTGGTGGAAGCGACGAAGATGGCGTATCATCAATTTGACGAAGGGACCCCGGAAGAGAAGGCGAAAATGCTAGGTTCGGTTGCCTCCATTCTTGTCCCGGGACTACAGGTCACCAAAGCAGGCAAAGCAGGTAAAGTGCTGGGCGAGGTAGAAGACGTCATCAGCCAAGCAGCGAAGGATGCCCTGCAAGGGATCAGGCAGAAGCTCCCGGATCTGGGTCCGGCGGTACAGACGCCGGAAGGGTTTGTTTTCAAGATAGGGGAGATTCCTGATACTCCAGCCTTGCCGAAGACGCCGGTGCAGCAGCGGTATTTGGATGGGGTGGGTGATGGGGCGGGGAAGGTTAAACTGACTGAGCCTTCTTTGCCGGCAGGCGGAAAACCTAAAGGGAATTATACTAAAGGTGATTCACATGGTCTTAAGAAAGAGCACGAAACAGCAGATAACTTTGCAGAACAGGGATATGATATTGAAATTCTAGATGAAGTAAATGGTGGAAATGGATATGGAGTAAAAGAATCATCAAATCCAGATTATTTAATTGAAGGTGAAGTATTTGACTGTTACGCACCAACAATGGATACAAATGTGGACAATATTTTAAGAAATATTAGAACAAAGACAAAATCACAGGCAGAGAGAATTGTACTTAATCTAGATGGGTTCACTTCAGAAAAAATAACTGAAATCACTGGGAAAATTATAAGGAAAGCTAATCCAAACGGAGATCTGAAAAACTTGCAAGAGTTATTAATTATTGTTGACGGGAAAATCACGCGGATATATGGGGGATAG
- a CDS encoding ABC transporter permease, which yields MKAITTAMKPEPKKSSSSFWEKFRQQKYLYMMAVPFVLWAFVFSYLPLWGWMMAFQKYKPGKSFFEQKWVGLQYFRELFQDEQFFNALRNTLAMSIMGLLAGFIIPIIFAILLNEVRLQVLKRFVQTVSYLPHFVSWVVAAGIITKMLSTDNGAVNDLLMGLHIISEPIQFMAKGNLFWGIVTASDVWKETGWNTIIYLAAISGIGPELYEAARVDGASRLQQVRHITFPGIRGTIVILLIMSIGHLISIGFEKQFLLGNNLVRDYSQTLDLYALNYGLGMGRFSFGTAINIFNSVVSVILLFTANGIFKKITKESII from the coding sequence ATGAAAGCGATTACCACCGCGATGAAGCCGGAGCCTAAGAAATCCTCCTCCAGCTTCTGGGAGAAATTCCGGCAGCAGAAATACCTCTATATGATGGCTGTTCCTTTTGTCCTCTGGGCCTTTGTCTTCAGCTATCTTCCGTTATGGGGGTGGATGATGGCCTTCCAGAAGTATAAGCCGGGCAAATCCTTTTTCGAGCAAAAATGGGTCGGCCTCCAGTACTTCCGGGAGCTCTTCCAGGATGAGCAATTCTTCAACGCCCTGCGCAATACGCTGGCCATGAGTATTATGGGACTGCTGGCAGGCTTTATCATTCCGATTATCTTCGCTATTCTGCTGAATGAGGTCCGGCTGCAGGTGCTGAAGCGCTTCGTTCAGACGGTGTCGTATCTGCCGCACTTTGTGTCCTGGGTGGTTGCCGCCGGGATCATTACCAAGATGCTCTCCACGGACAACGGCGCAGTCAATGACCTGCTGATGGGTCTTCATATCATCAGTGAACCGATCCAGTTCATGGCTAAGGGCAATCTGTTCTGGGGCATTGTCACCGCCTCGGATGTCTGGAAGGAGACGGGCTGGAATACCATTATCTATCTCGCCGCCATCTCGGGCATCGGGCCGGAGCTGTACGAAGCAGCCAGGGTGGACGGAGCCAGCCGGCTCCAGCAAGTGCGTCATATTACTTTTCCGGGCATCCGGGGTACCATCGTGATCCTGCTGATTATGTCCATCGGCCATCTGATCAGCATCGGGTTCGAGAAGCAGTTCCTGCTCGGCAACAATCTGGTGCGTGACTACTCGCAGACCCTTGACCTGTATGCCCTGAATTACGGGCTGGGGATGGGACGGTTCTCCTTCGGAACGGCGATTAATATTTTCAACTCTGTGGTGAGTGTGATCCTGCTCTTTACCGCCAACGGCATCTTCAAAAAAATAACCAAGGAAAGCATCATATAG